From one Drosophila subpulchrella strain 33 F10 #4 breed RU33 chromosome 3L, RU_Dsub_v1.1 Primary Assembly, whole genome shotgun sequence genomic stretch:
- the LOC119554074 gene encoding protein I'm not dead yet has protein sequence MATETTKMIYTPPPLDIKMEIEIGEPSQPPVKFSNFFSNHWKGLVVFLVPLLCLPVMLLNEGPAFRCMYLLMVMSVFWVTEALPLYVTSMIPIVAFPVMGIMGSDMTCRLYFKDTLVMFMGGIMVALAVEYSNLHKRLALRVIQIVGCSPRRLHFGLITVTMFLSMWISNAACTAMMCPIIQAVLEELQAQGVCKINHEPQYQIVGGNKKNNEDEPPYPTKITLCYYLGIAYASSLGGCGTIIGTATNLTFKGIYEGQFPTSTEKMDFPTFMFYSVPSMLVYTGLTYVFLQWHFMGLWRPKSKEAQEVQRGREGAAVAKKVIDQRYKDLGPMSIHEIQVMILFIFMVIMYFTRRPNIFNGWADLLAPTDVRNSMPTIFVVIMCFILPANYAFLRYCTKRGGPVPTGPTPSLITWKFIQSKVPWGLVFLLGGGFALAEGSKQSGMAKMIGTALIGLKVLPNAVLLLVVILVAVFLTAFSSNVAIANIIIPVLAEMSLAIEIHPLYLILPAGLACSMAFHLPVSTPPNALVAGYANIRTKDMAIAGIGPTIITVVTLFVFCQTWGLVVYPNLNTFPEWAQVIAAQALGNKTH, from the exons ATGGCCACCGAAACTACGAAAATG ATCTACACACCACCGCCGCTAGACATCAAAATGGAAAT TGAAATTGGAGAACCATCCCAACCGCCTGTGAAGTTTTCCAACTTCTTCTCCAATCATTGGAAAGGATTGGTGGTCTTTCTGGTGCCCCTGCTATGCCTGCCCGTTATGCTTCTGAACGAGGGCCCC gcgtTTCGTTGCATGTACCTGCTTATGGTAATGTCCGTTTTTTGGGTGACAGAAGCCTTGCCACTATATGTGACCTCCATGATTCCCATTGTCGCGTTCCCTGTAATGGGTATAATG GGCTCCGATATGACTTGCCGTTTGTACTTCAAAGATACACTGGTAATGTTCATGGGCGGCATTATGGTCGCTCTGGCTGTGGAATACAGTAATCTGCACAAACGTCTCGCCTTGAGGGTAATCCAGATCGTGGGCTGCAGTCCCCGAAG ATTACACTTTGGCCTTATTACGGTTACAATGTTCTTGAGTATGTGGATCTCGAATGCAGCCTGTACTGCCATGATGTGTCCTATTATCCAGGCTGTACTGGAGGAGCTTCAGGCCCAGGGCGTCTGCAAGATCAACCACGAACCTCAATACCAAATCGTCGGAGGCAACAAGAAGAACAACGAAGATGA GCCGCCTTATCCCACCAAGATCACTCTCTGCTACTATCTGGGCATTGCCTACGCCTCCTCGTTGGGCGGCTGCGGAACCATTATTGGAACCGCCACCAATCTGACCTTTAAGGGCATCTACGAAGGGCAATTCCCGACGTCCACCGAGAAAATGGACTTCCCCACATTCATGTTCTACTCGGTGCCATCTATGCTGGTGTACACCGGGCTGACATACGTGTTCCTGCAGTGGCACTTTATGGGCCTGTGGCGTCCCAAGAGCAAGGAGGCTCAGGAAGTCCAGCGGGGTAGGGAGGGCGCCGCAGTGGCCAAAAAAGTGATTGATCAGCGCTACAAGGATCTGGGTCCCATGTCCATTCACGAGATCCAAGTGATGATCCTGTTCATCTTCATGGTTATAATGTACTTCACCCGCAGGCCGAACATCTTTAACGGTTGGGCCGATTTGTTGGCACCCAC GGACGTCCGCAACTCAATGCCTACCATTTTTGTCGTGATCATGTGCTTTATCCTACCGGCCAATTATGCTTTCCTGCGTTACTGCACAAAACGCGGTGGTCCAGTGCCCACTGGTCCCACCCCCTCGCTGATCACCTGGAAGTTCATCCAGAGCAAGGTTCCATGGGGTCTGGTGTTCCTGTTGGGCGGTGGATTTGCATTGGCCGAAGGCAGCAAGCAGAGCGGCATGGCCAAGATGATTGGTACCGCCTTGATTGGTTTGAAGGTTCTGCCAAACGCTGTGCTCCTGCTGGTGGTCATCCTGGTGGCCGTGTTCCTAACCGCATTCAGCTCCAATGTGGCCATTGCCAACATCATTATTCCCGTCCTGGCTGAGATG TCCCTGGCCATTGAGATTCACCCACTGTACCTGATCCTGCCCGCGGGCTTGGCATGCAGTATGGCTTTCCACTTGCCGGTGAGCACTCCGCCCAACGCTCTAGTTGCCGGCTATGCCAACATTAGGACAAAGGACATGGCCATCGCTGGAATTGGCCCGACCATCATCACTGTCGTCACCCTGTTTGTATTCTGCCAAACCTGGGGCCTGGTCGTCTATCCAAACCTCAACACGTTCCCCGAATGGGCGCAGGTTATTGCCGCGCAGGCGCTCGGAAACAAGACGCACTAG